A stretch of Lentisphaera araneosa HTCC2155 DNA encodes these proteins:
- a CDS encoding sulfatase, producing MIFKKDFRKLLYFATLAFSLSIQSATDKPYNVLFIIADDLNDYVNGLGGHPQSKTPNLDKFAKTGVSFTNAFANAGWCAPSRASLHTGIAPWHSGLAMKRVSKHKGLKNNFTLSDYFKKNNYYSIGTGKTEHGVEHKNWTKHYYGPLYGPFWKNEDDSVGAHPNVKSPFADRGRVDGSFGILEAAPEKGLGEKAHWVSGPAEGSKMGTVWSKNINAKTEYDPKRGYMTPDKVNADLVKGWLEGKGDELKAPFYLNLGFVRPHTPMHAEQKHFDHFPIEDVQLTVGQLETIKHFKPLDDYSKLEKPYKKVHELYASYGDLTTAFKLYNQAYLASVHAADENIGRVLDALEKSKYKDNTIVIITSDHGWHNGEHFQIGKNSTWEESCRIPLLIRVPDLAKAGAKCEVPVSLIDIYPTLVDLCKLKGKTAKKGGPSLSGHSLKPLLVNPEKAEWTGDDIAVTAIMKQWFSDKQQQTMSVEDIVEKSLKYSMRSKQYRFVYVSPEEMYLYDLIKDPIEKYDLAQKPEYQEVISKFKSKLKKMKGGKSNFVSI from the coding sequence ATGATTTTTAAAAAAGATTTCAGAAAATTGCTCTACTTTGCTACGCTTGCTTTTAGCCTAAGTATTCAAAGTGCCACGGATAAGCCTTACAACGTACTGTTCATTATTGCAGATGACCTTAACGATTATGTCAATGGACTTGGTGGTCACCCACAATCAAAAACTCCTAATCTCGATAAATTTGCGAAGACTGGGGTGAGTTTCACAAATGCTTTTGCCAATGCGGGCTGGTGTGCTCCAAGTCGTGCTAGCCTACATACGGGTATAGCGCCATGGCACTCAGGCCTAGCCATGAAACGTGTTAGCAAGCACAAAGGGTTGAAAAATAATTTTACCCTTTCGGATTACTTTAAGAAAAACAACTATTATTCCATCGGCACGGGGAAGACAGAACATGGAGTTGAACACAAAAACTGGACGAAACACTATTACGGCCCCTTGTATGGACCTTTTTGGAAAAATGAAGATGATTCAGTAGGTGCTCACCCCAATGTGAAATCTCCCTTTGCTGATCGTGGTCGAGTGGATGGTTCTTTTGGGATTCTAGAAGCAGCTCCTGAAAAAGGTCTAGGTGAAAAAGCTCATTGGGTATCAGGTCCTGCAGAGGGATCCAAAATGGGCACAGTCTGGAGTAAAAATATTAATGCCAAAACAGAGTATGACCCCAAGAGGGGTTACATGACTCCCGATAAAGTTAATGCTGATTTAGTAAAGGGGTGGCTTGAAGGAAAAGGCGATGAATTAAAAGCTCCATTTTATCTTAATTTGGGTTTTGTACGCCCACATACACCCATGCATGCTGAGCAAAAACACTTTGACCATTTCCCAATTGAAGATGTTCAGTTGACGGTGGGACAATTGGAAACCATCAAACATTTTAAGCCATTGGACGACTACTCTAAGTTGGAGAAGCCTTATAAAAAAGTGCATGAACTCTATGCGAGCTACGGCGACCTGACGACCGCATTTAAATTATATAATCAAGCCTATTTAGCCAGTGTTCATGCAGCCGATGAAAATATAGGTCGTGTATTGGATGCATTAGAAAAAAGTAAATATAAAGACAATACAATTGTCATCATTACTTCAGATCACGGGTGGCACAATGGGGAGCACTTTCAGATCGGTAAAAACTCAACTTGGGAAGAGTCCTGCCGCATTCCTTTGCTCATTCGAGTGCCTGATCTCGCGAAAGCAGGAGCCAAATGTGAGGTTCCCGTATCATTAATTGATATCTATCCGACCTTGGTCGATTTATGTAAGTTAAAAGGGAAAACAGCCAAAAAGGGCGGACCATCTTTGTCGGGCCATAGTTTGAAACCCTTGCTAGTAAATCCAGAAAAAGCTGAGTGGACTGGTGATGATATTGCTGTCACCGCAATTATGAAACAGTGGTTTAGCGATAAACAACAACAGACGATGAGTGTTGAAGATATTGTTGAAAAATCACTGAAATACTCCATGAGATCAAAGCAATACCGTTTTGTCTATGTATCTCCGGAAGAGATGTATTTATACGACCTAATTAAAGATCCAATTGAAAAATATGATTTGGCACAAAAGCCGGAATATCAAGAAGTGATATCAAAGTTTAAATCCAAGCTAAAGAAAATGAAGGGTGGTAAATCCAACTTTGTTTCTATTTAG
- a CDS encoding sulfatase family protein, with translation MNRRDFLKINVGSAAACLVSSPKLYAAATKENPNLLIIMTDEHNFRTLGCYRKLLSKDQAMIWGDGNIVETPHIDKLAEEGVLCNNFYASSPVCSPARGSFISGQYPQNTPVIDNNTHMSDDVVSFGSILQSHGYTTGYSGKWHLDGDGKPQWGPERQFGFEDNRYMFNRGHWKKILDTASGPKIGAEKRGTPTYDVNGADENTYTTDWLTNKTIDFITQHKASPFCYMVSYPDPHGPDTVRAPYDTMYTHMNFQKPKTASKKQDDLPSWATTKRGAANQSQYYGMIKCIDDNIARIMTCLDEQGILENTIVVFTSDHGDMRGEHGRQNKGIPLEASAKVPFIVRYPKKISSGKIVNEALSGVDFLPTILGLMDKETAGKEEGRDGSQLLHGKVPTGWSDVTFIRGTKEKWVAAITDQYKLVMAPWDEPWLIDKKNNPDETINYINDPQYRSVIRSLAKEMQRYGTKYNDPSFTKATMKQDIEWALSDSPIYVNPRPKKIDPPLKKKKKKA, from the coding sequence ATGAATAGAAGAGATTTTTTAAAGATAAATGTGGGTTCAGCGGCGGCCTGTTTAGTTTCTAGCCCAAAGTTGTACGCAGCAGCCACGAAAGAGAACCCAAACCTTCTCATTATTATGACGGACGAGCACAATTTTAGAACTTTGGGTTGTTACAGAAAACTGCTTTCCAAAGATCAGGCAATGATCTGGGGCGACGGAAATATTGTCGAGACTCCACATATTGATAAATTGGCAGAAGAAGGCGTTCTTTGTAATAACTTCTATGCATCTTCTCCAGTCTGCTCACCGGCGCGTGGTTCATTTATCAGTGGACAGTACCCACAAAACACCCCGGTTATAGATAATAATACTCACATGAGCGACGACGTGGTATCTTTTGGCTCAATCCTTCAGTCTCATGGCTACACGACGGGGTATTCAGGAAAGTGGCATTTAGATGGTGATGGTAAACCACAATGGGGGCCAGAGCGTCAATTTGGATTCGAAGATAATCGTTACATGTTTAATCGTGGGCATTGGAAAAAGATATTGGATACGGCATCGGGGCCTAAAATCGGAGCTGAAAAAAGAGGGACACCAACTTACGACGTAAATGGTGCTGACGAGAATACTTATACAACAGATTGGCTCACTAATAAAACAATTGATTTCATCACCCAACACAAAGCGAGTCCGTTTTGTTATATGGTCAGTTACCCAGATCCCCACGGGCCAGACACGGTGCGGGCTCCTTACGACACAATGTATACTCATATGAACTTTCAGAAGCCAAAGACAGCATCTAAAAAACAAGATGATCTACCTTCCTGGGCAACGACAAAAAGGGGAGCGGCCAATCAAAGTCAGTATTACGGCATGATTAAATGTATCGATGATAACATTGCTCGCATAATGACTTGTTTAGATGAACAAGGGATCTTAGAAAATACTATTGTGGTGTTCACTTCTGATCATGGGGATATGAGAGGTGAGCACGGTCGTCAAAATAAAGGGATTCCACTGGAAGCTTCAGCTAAGGTGCCCTTCATTGTGCGTTACCCGAAAAAGATCAGCTCAGGAAAAATAGTTAATGAAGCACTGAGTGGAGTCGATTTCTTACCGACAATTCTTGGGCTCATGGATAAAGAAACTGCGGGCAAAGAAGAGGGTCGCGACGGATCACAATTACTGCATGGTAAAGTACCTACTGGTTGGAGTGATGTAACTTTTATTCGTGGGACAAAAGAAAAATGGGTCGCAGCTATTACAGATCAGTATAAGTTGGTAATGGCGCCGTGGGACGAGCCATGGTTAATTGACAAAAAGAACAACCCTGATGAAACAATTAATTACATTAATGATCCACAATATCGATCTGTGATTCGAAGCCTAGCTAAAGAAATGCAACGTTATGGGACAAAATATAATGATCCTAGTTTCACCAAAGCAACGATGAAACAAGATATCGAATGGGCATTGAGCGACAGTCCTATTTATGTGAATCCAAGACCTAAAAAAATAGATCCTCCACTTAAGAAAAAAAAGAAGAAAGCCTAA
- a CDS encoding sulfatase family protein — protein MILNITLSKICLAIYLCFNFAIIANERPNIVLVLADDLGPGDISYFHQQRTSNQAIIQTPALDKLRADGMHFTNAHSPASLCAPTRFSMLTGNYSFRNYSAFGVWMSHRDTGIDPKFTTSARIAKQASYRTAFFGKWGLGGQMYQKGSDKIHTGWKTDAIDYSRRAKGPNDYGFDYSCELPQGIQGEPFAFYENQKWMPLHKDSILKKLSSKQLMYDKARKHNDLEGVGDSFWDPREAGGVLVNKAINFIKDHKKSHSDQAFFMYYCSQAVHIPHTAPEELNGVKIAGSTPGKHGDMIVELDVQIAMLRKALENNGFAENTLFIFTSDNGGLKPDQAMSDLGHDSSNGWRGIKSSVFEGGHLVPFIAVWPGKIKKASQSNAFVVAHDAVATVSAVVGEKLDRSVVMDSKNLLPIFLNKEGASGHKYLFHQSQLAKKKAAYAIREGDWKLIMHSSNQKNLNDLKAKSLFNLATNPQEEDKKNLITNPEYSQIKKQLLKKFIEVRKLGQSLLTD, from the coding sequence ATGATATTAAATATAACACTTAGCAAAATTTGTCTCGCCATTTATTTATGCTTTAATTTTGCGATAATCGCAAATGAACGTCCCAATATTGTTTTGGTTTTAGCGGATGATTTAGGGCCGGGAGATATTTCATATTTTCATCAGCAAAGAACTTCGAATCAAGCCATTATTCAGACTCCAGCACTGGATAAATTACGAGCGGATGGGATGCATTTCACTAATGCGCATTCGCCGGCATCTCTTTGTGCTCCGACTCGATTTAGCATGTTAACCGGGAATTATTCATTCAGGAATTATTCGGCTTTTGGTGTATGGATGAGTCATCGAGATACGGGGATTGACCCGAAGTTTACGACTTCGGCTCGCATTGCAAAACAGGCATCGTATCGCACGGCATTCTTTGGAAAATGGGGACTTGGAGGTCAAATGTACCAAAAGGGTTCTGATAAAATACACACTGGATGGAAGACGGATGCAATTGATTACTCCCGCAGAGCCAAGGGACCTAATGACTACGGGTTTGATTATTCTTGTGAGTTACCTCAAGGGATTCAGGGTGAACCCTTTGCTTTTTATGAGAATCAAAAATGGATGCCTCTTCATAAGGATTCGATTCTAAAAAAGCTTTCATCCAAGCAACTCATGTATGATAAAGCTAGAAAACACAATGATTTGGAAGGTGTAGGAGATAGCTTTTGGGATCCACGTGAAGCAGGTGGAGTCCTCGTTAATAAAGCGATTAATTTCATCAAAGATCACAAAAAAAGTCATTCTGATCAAGCCTTCTTCATGTATTATTGTTCACAAGCCGTTCATATTCCCCATACGGCACCCGAAGAATTAAATGGAGTGAAAATTGCTGGTAGTACCCCAGGTAAACACGGGGATATGATTGTGGAACTTGATGTGCAGATTGCGATGTTGAGGAAGGCTTTAGAAAATAATGGCTTTGCTGAAAATACATTATTTATTTTTACTTCCGACAATGGTGGCCTCAAACCGGATCAAGCCATGAGTGATTTGGGGCATGATTCTTCAAATGGCTGGCGCGGGATCAAAAGTAGTGTTTTTGAAGGAGGACACCTCGTGCCATTCATTGCCGTTTGGCCTGGAAAAATCAAGAAGGCTAGCCAATCCAATGCATTTGTTGTGGCTCATGATGCGGTAGCAACTGTATCTGCAGTTGTTGGTGAAAAACTGGATAGATCAGTTGTTATGGATTCAAAAAATCTTTTGCCAATTTTTTTGAATAAAGAGGGAGCCTCTGGCCATAAATACTTGTTTCATCAAAGCCAATTAGCTAAAAAGAAAGCAGCCTATGCAATTCGAGAGGGAGATTGGAAATTGATTATGCATTCATCTAATCAAAAAAACTTAAACGATCTGAAAGCAAAATCATTATTTAATTTAGCCACCAACCCTCAAGAAGAAGATAAGAAAAATCTCATTACTAATCCTGAGTATTCACAGATTAAAAAGCAGCTATTAAAGAAATTTATAGAAGTCCGCAAATTAGGTCAATCGCTCCTCACTGATTAA
- a CDS encoding Dabb family protein: MYKFIILLMVLIMSSCTSVNNSTPQVQHIVMCWLKPDASQAEFIQAVKDLKQIDEVQSVSVGTKLESVEPVADNSFDISFIITFKNNDDLKVYLDHPKHVEAVTSVLKPALAKVIVYDFQEQ; this comes from the coding sequence ATGTATAAATTTATCATCCTATTAATGGTCCTAATCATGAGCTCATGTACTTCTGTCAACAATTCCACTCCCCAAGTTCAACATATCGTCATGTGTTGGTTAAAACCCGATGCTTCCCAAGCTGAATTTATCCAAGCCGTCAAAGACCTGAAACAGATTGATGAAGTTCAAAGTGTTTCTGTTGGCACTAAGTTAGAAAGCGTCGAGCCCGTCGCCGACAATAGCTTCGACATCTCATTCATCATCACTTTTAAAAATAACGATGATCTAAAAGTCTACCTCGATCACCCTAAGCACGTCGAAGCCGTCACCAGCGTACTCAAACCCGCCCTCGCTAAAGTCATTGTCTACGACTTCCAAGAACAATAA
- a CDS encoding ThuA domain-containing protein has translation MKLKNFIFSALALASMTTFANEDKNAKLKQINQEIQTLQASSKDKKKLPKSTKQKISLLKANKTLIEKEAEIKKMFSSFDVVKAKSPRKVLVYSRTTGFRHGSIETGAVMIKAMGEETGAFTAVHTEDEAVFNDAELAKYDVILMLSTTRDPISKPEARAAFEKFLAEKKGLVGIHAATDCHKNWPNYLEAMGGIFDGHPWNARDEVTIYNECPDHACAKMVPQGFKIKDEIYQYKDDKHFTRDKMRVLLSLDLSGPNMMKKNMKRKDNDYPVSWLRSFTGSRVFYTNLGHNDATFMNPVAMQHILTGIQYAAGDVEADATPSAKIGKFPKVVK, from the coding sequence ATGAAATTGAAAAACTTTATTTTTTCAGCCTTAGCGCTAGCAAGTATGACAACTTTCGCAAATGAAGATAAAAACGCTAAACTTAAACAGATCAATCAAGAGATCCAAACCTTACAAGCAAGTTCAAAGGATAAGAAAAAACTCCCCAAGTCGACCAAGCAGAAAATCAGTTTACTAAAAGCCAATAAAACGCTCATTGAAAAAGAAGCTGAGATAAAGAAAATGTTTTCGAGTTTTGACGTGGTAAAAGCAAAGTCTCCGCGCAAAGTTTTGGTCTACTCGAGAACAACGGGTTTCCGTCATGGTTCAATTGAAACGGGAGCAGTGATGATCAAAGCTATGGGTGAAGAAACAGGTGCGTTTACGGCCGTTCATACTGAAGATGAAGCTGTGTTCAATGATGCGGAACTCGCAAAATACGATGTAATCCTGATGTTGAGTACGACTAGAGATCCAATTTCTAAACCTGAGGCACGTGCGGCTTTTGAGAAATTTTTAGCGGAGAAAAAAGGCTTAGTGGGAATTCACGCCGCAACTGATTGCCATAAAAACTGGCCTAATTATCTCGAAGCGATGGGCGGCATTTTTGATGGTCACCCTTGGAATGCCCGTGATGAAGTAACAATTTATAATGAATGTCCTGATCATGCCTGTGCGAAAATGGTTCCTCAGGGTTTTAAGATCAAGGACGAGATCTATCAGTATAAAGATGATAAGCATTTCACACGCGATAAAATGCGAGTGCTTTTAAGCTTAGACCTCTCTGGACCTAATATGATGAAAAAGAATATGAAACGCAAAGATAATGATTACCCCGTTTCTTGGTTGCGTTCTTTCACGGGCTCAAGAGTTTTCTACACGAATCTTGGTCACAATGATGCCACTTTTATGAATCCAGTTGCCATGCAACATATCCTCACCGGGATTCAATATGCCGCGGGTGATGTTGAAGCTGATGCCACTCCCAGTGCTAAGATTGGAAAATTTCCAAAAGTTGTAAAATAA
- a CDS encoding sulfatase family protein — protein sequence MKIFITLLFSCSLLWATDKPNILIILADDLGYADVGYHGLEEIPTPNIDRIANEGVQFSAGYSNGSICGPTRAALMSGVYQQRIGCEGICGGRKLNEHVVVGMPREVKTLAQYFQEAGYATGLFGKWHLGGERLFDKTLMPTSRGFDEFFGILEGASLYDDTVNRERKYIRQDTVIDYEGEYFTDAIGREAVSFITRKGDKPFFLYLPFTAVHAPMQASEKYMQRFAHIADPNRRVFAAMLSAMDDNIGRVFDALEHQGILDNTLIVFWSDNGGKPDNNYSLNHPLKGQKTQFYEGGIRVPACVRWPKGQIPAGKTLDQPVFLMDIFPSALEAAQITVPKDIEAKTILPLMQGKTNQTPHPAMFWKRAGKMAVRMGDWKLSNAGGPSELFNLKQDISESRNIIDQHPDIANKMNRLWLNWDKKNVPAYFGHDKALPIKVPLLHRKIGQKAKTLN from the coding sequence ATGAAAATATTTATCACCCTCCTCTTTTCTTGCTCCCTCTTGTGGGCCACCGATAAACCAAACATCCTCATTATCTTAGCCGATGATCTCGGCTATGCCGACGTGGGTTACCATGGACTCGAAGAAATTCCCACTCCCAATATCGATCGCATTGCTAATGAGGGTGTACAATTTAGTGCTGGTTACTCCAATGGCAGTATCTGTGGCCCCACGCGCGCCGCTCTCATGAGTGGAGTTTATCAACAACGCATTGGCTGTGAAGGTATTTGCGGCGGTCGCAAACTTAACGAACATGTCGTCGTAGGCATGCCACGAGAAGTTAAAACTTTAGCTCAGTACTTCCAAGAAGCGGGTTATGCCACTGGCTTGTTCGGCAAATGGCACCTCGGTGGTGAACGCCTCTTCGATAAAACCCTTATGCCCACTTCCCGTGGCTTTGATGAATTCTTTGGCATTTTAGAGGGGGCTTCACTCTACGACGACACGGTTAATCGCGAACGCAAATACATTCGCCAAGATACCGTTATTGATTACGAAGGGGAATATTTTACCGATGCTATTGGACGTGAGGCGGTAAGTTTTATCACTCGTAAAGGCGACAAACCTTTCTTTCTCTACCTGCCTTTCACAGCCGTTCACGCACCCATGCAGGCCAGTGAAAAATATATGCAGCGTTTTGCGCATATCGCAGATCCTAATCGTCGTGTTTTCGCAGCCATGCTCAGTGCCATGGACGATAATATTGGACGCGTTTTTGACGCCCTCGAACATCAAGGTATCCTCGATAATACGCTCATCGTTTTTTGGTCTGATAATGGTGGAAAGCCCGATAACAATTACAGCCTTAACCACCCGTTAAAAGGGCAAAAAACTCAATTCTATGAGGGAGGCATTCGAGTCCCCGCCTGTGTTCGTTGGCCCAAGGGCCAAATCCCTGCAGGCAAAACCCTCGATCAGCCAGTTTTCCTTATGGACATCTTTCCAAGCGCTTTAGAAGCTGCCCAAATCACTGTTCCCAAAGACATTGAGGCCAAAACCATTCTCCCTTTGATGCAAGGAAAAACTAACCAGACTCCCCACCCCGCTATGTTCTGGAAACGCGCCGGTAAAATGGCTGTGCGCATGGGTGATTGGAAACTCTCCAATGCGGGAGGTCCTAGCGAGCTCTTTAATCTAAAACAGGATATCAGCGAATCCCGCAATATTATCGATCAACACCCCGACATTGCCAATAAAATGAATCGGCTTTGGTTGAATTGGGATAAGAAGAATGTACCTGCTTACTTTGGTCACGATAAAGCACTCCCTATAAAAGTCCCACTACTTCATCGCAAAATTGGCCAAAAAGCCAAGACTTTAAACTAA
- a CDS encoding prolyl oligopeptidase family serine peptidase, translated as MRKCIILIMFINLGLFAELQRVVEFPESLSSQTTYLNSKFLLHLPVTKKSNQKWPLIVFLHGRGERGDNIEKVKSHGPPKVVEKDKNFPFMVLSPQCLKGKDGKGWWKTKDLDLLLDYVKKTYPVDEQRIYLTGLSMGGFGTWAWAAERPTEFAAIAPICGGGNPLNAKRLSKLPIWVFHGDKDKVVPITLSQLMVTALKAEGAKVDFTIYPNVGHNSWSKTYANPKLYEWFMEHKKE; from the coding sequence ATGAGAAAGTGCATCATTTTAATCATGTTTATAAATCTCGGGCTATTTGCTGAACTTCAGCGGGTTGTAGAATTCCCGGAGTCGCTCTCTTCTCAGACGACTTACCTCAACTCTAAATTTTTACTTCATCTTCCTGTGACAAAAAAGAGCAATCAAAAATGGCCTTTGATTGTTTTTTTACATGGGAGAGGTGAACGTGGTGACAATATTGAAAAGGTGAAATCCCACGGGCCACCCAAAGTAGTTGAAAAAGATAAAAATTTTCCCTTTATGGTTTTATCGCCTCAATGTTTAAAAGGGAAAGATGGTAAGGGTTGGTGGAAAACTAAAGACCTCGATTTATTGCTGGATTATGTCAAAAAAACTTATCCTGTGGATGAGCAACGTATTTATCTAACGGGTTTGAGTATGGGTGGCTTTGGCACTTGGGCTTGGGCGGCGGAGCGCCCCACTGAGTTCGCGGCGATTGCTCCAATTTGTGGTGGTGGAAATCCTTTAAATGCCAAGCGCCTTTCCAAGCTTCCTATTTGGGTTTTTCATGGTGATAAAGATAAAGTAGTTCCCATTACTTTATCTCAGCTCATGGTGACAGCGCTCAAAGCGGAGGGAGCCAAGGTTGACTTTACTATTTACCCCAACGTGGGTCATAATTCTTGGTCAAAGACCTATGCCAACCCCAAATTGTATGAATGGTTTATGGAGCATAAAAAGGAATGA
- a CDS encoding serine hydrolase domain-containing protein, protein MKKVILSSLCFAASLCANDTGLAPEVIDLNAKDASIELERRTPYLSKAFISLAPQDMNDGLKVGALNKTGIDESKVLGFIDRLAEENPNKTDSLLISHKGSLMTECYFRRGRQNLPHYQMSITKSYTAFAIGRAIQLGYLTMEDMHKPVIGFLKELDRSRLAPGAEKITLYQAMIMGSGIRLSHEKINRLRKNPEALKGQGQIQAYLQHSDPIGDAPRKFKYQPADTAITMQVLESVVPGSAKDFIAKELFAPIGISDYAWQKDLSDLPKSAAGSSFCSRDMMKVGELILKEGKWNGQQHLPKAFINTATSALVHSYATSYYGYFCWNQTYEIEGKKYLCKQLRGAGGQFIFVLPEIELVIVMTSHAKGMGTMLQDLVPSLVPLFENK, encoded by the coding sequence ATGAAAAAAGTTATTTTATCGAGTTTATGTTTTGCGGCGAGTTTATGCGCAAATGATACGGGCTTAGCACCGGAAGTTATTGATCTTAACGCCAAAGATGCGAGTATTGAACTTGAGCGACGTACTCCCTATTTATCGAAAGCCTTTATAAGCCTTGCACCTCAAGACATGAACGATGGCCTCAAAGTAGGAGCTTTAAATAAGACCGGTATTGATGAAAGTAAAGTGCTTGGTTTTATCGATAGATTAGCCGAAGAAAACCCCAATAAGACCGATAGCCTACTCATTAGTCACAAAGGAAGTTTAATGACTGAATGTTACTTTCGAAGAGGGCGCCAGAACTTACCCCATTACCAGATGTCGATCACCAAGTCGTATACGGCTTTTGCCATTGGTCGTGCCATTCAGTTGGGGTATTTGACGATGGAGGATATGCATAAGCCGGTGATAGGTTTTCTCAAAGAGCTCGATAGATCGCGTTTAGCTCCAGGTGCCGAGAAAATAACTTTATATCAGGCGATGATCATGGGCTCGGGGATTCGTCTCAGTCATGAAAAAATTAATAGGCTACGGAAAAACCCGGAAGCTCTCAAGGGGCAGGGACAAATCCAAGCCTACCTGCAGCATAGTGACCCCATTGGCGATGCACCGCGTAAATTTAAATATCAGCCCGCAGATACAGCAATTACTATGCAGGTCTTAGAGTCAGTAGTTCCCGGCTCCGCTAAAGATTTTATTGCCAAAGAATTATTTGCCCCCATAGGTATCAGTGATTATGCCTGGCAAAAAGACCTTAGTGATTTACCTAAATCGGCAGCAGGGTCGAGTTTCTGTTCCCGAGATATGATGAAAGTGGGAGAACTCATTCTCAAGGAAGGAAAATGGAATGGTCAGCAACACTTACCGAAAGCGTTTATTAATACCGCAACTTCGGCTTTGGTACATAGTTACGCCACCAGTTATTACGGGTACTTTTGTTGGAATCAGACTTATGAAATTGAGGGGAAGAAATACCTTTGTAAACAACTTCGCGGAGCGGGTGGGCAGTTTATTTTTGTTTTGCCTGAGATAGAATTAGTGATTGTCATGACCTCTCACGCCAAGGGGATGGGAACCATGTTGCAGGACCTGGTGCCAAGCCTCGTTCCCTTATTTGAGAATAAATAA
- a CDS encoding IS4 family transposase, translated as MKPNKSNLSTLKQICQLIPPHIVNKLAKKHGIKTRKLSSWSHVVSLLYTQLSHALSLNDVCDGLHYHSSSLFQIRGATAPKRNTFSNANRTRNAAMAEDLFWEVLKSLQSQLPSFGLDKQNSNFPQRFKRAVYAVDSTTIQLVAHCLDWAKHRRRKAAAKCHMQLNLQTFLPSYAIVKEANTHDSTEAKEMCANIKDGEIVVFDKAYVDFRHLYHLDSRGVNWVTRSKDNMVYDIIEERPTKGNIISDQIIKLNGINTEKHYSQNLRLVTANIEVDGKMKVLMFLTNNLQWAPSSIASIYQSRWGIEVFFKQLKQNLKLADFLGHNKNAIQWQVWTALLTYVLLRFLAFRSQWPHSFSRITTLIRGVLWSYFDLSSLLKTCGTASDPPKIKAVPDQAYLPNFDKAFYGTACV; from the coding sequence ATGAAGCCAAACAAGAGTAATCTATCGACCCTGAAACAGATCTGCCAATTAATCCCACCTCACATAGTCAATAAACTTGCTAAGAAACATGGAATAAAGACACGTAAATTAAGTTCCTGGAGCCATGTCGTAAGTTTATTGTATACTCAACTCTCTCATGCTTTGAGTTTAAATGATGTATGCGATGGCTTGCATTATCACTCCAGTTCATTATTTCAGATTAGAGGTGCGACAGCACCAAAAAGAAATACTTTCTCAAATGCCAATCGAACACGAAATGCCGCAATGGCAGAGGACTTATTCTGGGAAGTTTTAAAATCACTTCAATCCCAACTTCCTAGCTTTGGTTTAGATAAACAAAACTCAAACTTTCCTCAACGTTTTAAAAGAGCAGTATACGCAGTTGATTCTACGACAATACAATTAGTCGCTCATTGTTTGGACTGGGCAAAACACCGTCGACGTAAAGCTGCTGCTAAATGTCATATGCAATTAAATCTTCAGACCTTCTTGCCTTCATATGCAATTGTAAAAGAAGCTAATACCCATGATTCAACTGAAGCGAAAGAAATGTGCGCTAATATTAAGGATGGTGAAATAGTGGTCTTCGATAAGGCTTATGTTGATTTTAGGCACCTCTATCACCTTGATTCGCGAGGCGTCAACTGGGTGACTCGCTCTAAAGACAATATGGTTTATGATATAATTGAGGAGAGACCCACTAAAGGCAATATTATTTCCGACCAAATCATTAAACTGAATGGGATCAATACAGAAAAGCATTACTCCCAAAACCTCCGTTTGGTTACCGCTAACATTGAGGTTGATGGAAAAATGAAAGTATTGATGTTTCTGACCAATAATTTACAGTGGGCACCAAGTTCTATCGCATCTATTTATCAATCTCGATGGGGTATTGAAGTCTTCTTTAAACAACTAAAACAAAACTTGAAGTTAGCTGATTTTTTAGGGCATAACAAAAATGCAATTCAATGGCAAGTTTGGACTGCTCTACTTACGTATGTTTTACTAAGATTTTTAGCTTTCAGATCTCAATGGCCACATTCCTTCTCAAGAATTACGACTCTAATTCGGGGTGTTTTGTGGAGCTATTTCGATTTATCATCTCTTTTGAAAACTTGTGGGACAGCCAGTGATCCACCAAAGATCAAAGCAGTTCCAGATCAAGCGTATTTACCTAACTTTGATAAGGCATTCTATGGGACAGCATGTGTTTGA